The DNA segment AAGTTGATAGAAGAATCCTGAGATATTCACATTAAGTATATTGGAATAATAAATGTCAGGATCTAAGACGATCCTGACCTACGGGAACCTGGCTTAAGTCATTAATATAAACATCACATCAGCACGGCGTCAGCCGTAATTTTTTTGTTTTCTCTTTTCTCCGAGCCGATATCGGTCGGCTGGCCGTGCCCGGGGTAGACTACGGTCTTGTCCGAAAGCAAATCATACAATCGCCGCACCGATTTGGTCAGCGCTTCTTTGCCCCCGGATTCAGGCAAATCGGTCCGCCCGACTGTCCTGTAAAACAAAACATCACCGGAAAAGAGGGTGCTGTCAAGATAGAAACAGATACTTCCGCGCGAATGCCCCGGAGCCATAACAGTTTTAATTTCCTGTTCGCCCAGCCAGTAGGTCTGGTTGTCGGCCAGATAGATATCCGGCTCGCCGAGTCGCCCGAAATCGAAATCCATGAGGGCCAGCAGGGCCGGATCGCTCTTGATTTGAGCCAGGGCCGCCGAATCGAACGCCCTTTCCCACTCCATATACAGCCGGGTCATATCGTCGAATTCCTCGCGGGCAATCGCAAACTGCACCTCGGGATAGGCGTTCATCACCGCCGGCATTCCCGCCACATGGTCGCAATGGGCATGAGTGACAAAGAGGTATTTTAATTTCAGATTCTCGCTGGCGATGATATCCGTAAGAGAATCGATGGGCCCGCCGACATCAAAAAGCGCCGCCTCGCGGCTGTTCAGGTCATATAATAAATAGCAATTCGTCTCGCCGGTTCCGGCAAGTTGATGCGCGACCTTGAACCCGTGCTCTCCGGAGCAGGCAACAAAGAGCAAAAGAACAATTATGAGAAAAAGATACAGCCGAGTTGTCTTAAACATGGCACCCTCCTGATTATTGATGGTGACGGCAAACCAGCCGCTTTGTCCCAGTAATTCAAAATATATTACTCCCTTAAAAAAGGCAAAGATTTCTTGACACGAAAGAGATAAATATTCTATTTAATATCATGTCAAACGATTTCCTCCATACCACTTTCGGATCGAGCGGGAAGGAAATTTTCCGCCTCGGCCTTTCGGCCACCTATCGCCCCGGCAGGGAAGCGATTCATAAGGCGATCGATGCCGGAGTCAATTTCTTCTTCTGCTACGGGTTCGATACCCATATGACCAAAACCCTTCGCGAATTGTTCAAAACCGACCGCGAGAAATATATTGTCGCCACCGGCGCATACAACCTTCTTCTGGGGCATCTCAATCTTCGCCGCACCCTCGAAAAAAGGCTTCGCCAACTCGGCACCGACTATATCGATGTCTTCCTCTATCTGGGCGTCATGAAAGAAAAACATCTCGACCCAAAAATAATTGATGAATTCCACCGTTTCCGCGATGAGGGCAAGGTGCGGATGATCGGGATGTCGTGCCACAACCGCAAGTTAATCGGGCGGCTGGCCGACGATGGGACTTTCAGCGCCTTCATGACGCGTTATAATGCCGCCCATCGCGGAGCCGAACAGGACATCTTCCCCCATCTGGAGAAACATAATCCCGGGGTAATAAGTTACACCGCCACCCGCTGGAGTTATTTACTGCGCCGCCCGAAAAATTATCCCAAAGACGGCCGTATCCCGACGGCCGGGGAGTGTTACCGCTTTGTACTTTCCAATCCGCATGTCGATGTCTGCCTGACGGCGCCGTATAATGAAAAGCAATTATTGGAAAATCTGAAAGCAATTCAAGCCGGACCGCTGGATGAAGACGATATGAAATTCATGCGCGGCTTCGGCGATATTGTCCATCACACCAAAAAGTGGTTCATGTAATCGACAATCGCCAATTTTTCGCTTGACAGAAAACAGCGGCGCCGTATATTATTATTGTCGTCCTCACTAATCATAAAATAGATCGCACCTCAGACCTCTTGATTTAATTATATGCCTGGGCGGGTGGGTCAACGTCGTTGACGCTGACATTTCATCCCCTCCCCACCTCCTTTTTGGCCGATTCCTCATGCAACCGGAGAAAGGAGGAGCAGTTATGACATAGTACCCCTGATGAGGGGGGCAGGGCCTATGCCCTGTGGAACCATCGACGGTTCCGATTGAGAGTCACCCGTGGCTGTATCTATTCGTCCGCCGTCAATAGGTTCTCGACCTATCATCTCTATTGCGGCGGGGGGAGGATTTCAGCCCGATACTAATACTCCGTCATACGAGACTACCGGGCGGAGTACCGCAATACGTATCTTAGGCCCCGGCTCAACTTCGAGCCGGGGTTTAGTTTAGGGACTCGGGTATGGGGAAATCACCATACTTCTTTTTGTATCCCCATAAGAATCAGGGG comes from the Candidatus Zixiibacteriota bacterium genome and includes:
- a CDS encoding Beta-lactamase domain protein, with product MFKTTRLYLFLIIVLLLFVACSGEHGFKVAHQLAGTGETNCYLLYDLNSREAALFDVGGPIDSLTDIIASENLKLKYLFVTHAHCDHVAGMPAVMNAYPEVQFAIAREEFDDMTRLYMEWERAFDSAALAQIKSDPALLALMDFDFGRLGEPDIYLADNQTYWLGEQEIKTVMAPGHSRGSICFYLDSTLFSGDVLFYRTVGRTDLPESGGKEALTKSVRRLYDLLSDKTVVYPGHGQPTDIGSEKRENKKITADAVLM
- a CDS encoding Oxidoreductase, aldo/keto reductase family, which produces MSNDFLHTTFGSSGKEIFRLGLSATYRPGREAIHKAIDAGVNFFFCYGFDTHMTKTLRELFKTDREKYIVATGAYNLLLGHLNLRRTLEKRLRQLGTDYIDVFLYLGVMKEKHLDPKIIDEFHRFRDEGKVRMIGMSCHNRKLIGRLADDGTFSAFMTRYNAAHRGAEQDIFPHLEKHNPGVISYTATRWSYLLRRPKNYPKDGRIPTAGECYRFVLSNPHVDVCLTAPYNEKQLLENLKAIQAGPLDEDDMKFMRGFGDIVHHTKKWFM